The following are from one region of the Plasmodium gaboni strain SY75 chromosome 12, whole genome shotgun sequence genome:
- a CDS encoding putative apicoplast dimethyladenosine synthase, whose amino-acid sequence MYYCSIKLSCALFCFLVVTLLKTNYVLSKGITYKKNLKWYPQIINHYYINNVVFSYNKRRIATFLVCSSYNEKKKRKRNYEYNIKSELNVQGVNTAQIEEDKKGEVVNNNINDNNIYDNNINDNNINNNDCNNKGHNIQSFDDKNQLISRTFEGINIFPIKQNEKEEDYLKTKLPAREFKPKRSLGQNYLKDTNIIKKMISAIELNVDHQDFQNKKRMVVRKQEDKKTKKKKNKKYKKSGNVKHSDEMEEKQDIDNNVLNKQNIHDQPNRCDVYYKEEPQNNRIDKISTEQINDTNECNNHHNVEEEENINVENFESLQNDGNGVIELGCGLGQISKYLFCKYKNMTGIEIDSRALSVISRTMPGFDFIHDDVLQINYKELSINKKTKLTIIGNLPFYITSQILFCLLDFHKYIEQAIVTIQYEVGERIIARPNQKNYSILSILFNLYTNPYLLFKIPSKAFYPSPKVQAAVMKIIFKKNESYHKNINCNLLFLKQILKFSFQQRRKKLKTSLKNLLLQYNIPQLPEQFINLRPQQLYPHQFIELTNLLFPLQKYPFNPDIQTKVWRKKKHGD is encoded by the coding sequence atgtATTATTGTTCAATTAAATTATCATGCGCTTTATTTTGTTTCCTTGTGGTTACTCTTCTTAAAACAAATTATGTTTTGTCAAAAGgaataacatataaaaaaaatttaaagTGGTACCCCCAAATAATtaatcattattatataaacaatgTAGTTTTCTCATACAACAAAAGAAGGATCGCCACATTCTTGGTGTGTTCTAgttataatgaaaaaaagaaaaggaaaagaaattatgaatataatattaagaGTGAGTTAAATGTTCAAGGGGTTAATACAGCACAAATAGAGGAAGACAAAAAAGGGGAAGTGGTCAACAACAATATAAATGACaacaatatatatgacaacaatataaatgacaacaatataaataacaatGATTGTAACAACAAAGGGCATAATATCCAATCCTTTGATGATAAGAATCAGTTGATTAGTCGAACCTTTGAAGgcataaatatatttcctataaaacaaaatgaaaaagaagaagattatttaaaaacaaaattacCAGCTAGAGAATTCAAACCTAAAAGAAGCTTAGgacaaaattatttaaaagatacaaatattataaagaaaatgattAGTGCTATAGAATTGAATGTCGATCATCAAGATTTTCAAAATAAGAAAAGGATGGTAGTAAGGAAACAGGAAGACAAAAAGAccaagaaaaaaaaaaataaaaaatataaaaaaagtgGAAATGTAAAACACTCTGATGAAATGGAAGAAAAGCAGGATATAGACAATAATGTATTgaataaacaaaatattcATGATCAACCAAATCGTTGTGATGTATATTATAAGGAGGAACCACAAAATAACCGTATTGATAAAATATCCACAGAGCAAATAAATGACACAAACGAATGCAATAATCATCATAATGTCGaggaagaagaaaatataaatgtagAAAATTTTGAAAGCCTACAAAACGATGGAAATGGTGTTATAGAATTAGGATGTGGACTTGGTCAAATCAgcaaatatttattttgtaaatataaaaatatgacAGGTATAGAAATCGATAGTAGAGCATTATCTGTAATTAGTAGAACGATGCCTGGGTTTGATTTTATTCATGATGATGTACttcaaataaattataaagaattatctataaataaaaaaacaaaattaacTATCATTGGAAATCTGCCATTCTATATAACATCACaaattttgttttgtttattagattttcataaatatatagaacAAGCTATTGTTACCATACAATATGAAGTAGGAGAAAGAATTATAGCTAGACCtaatcaaaaaaattattcaattctaagtattttatttaatttatatacaaatccatatttactttttaaaatacCAAGTAAAGCATTTTATCCATCACCTAAAGTTCAAGCAGCTgttatgaaaataatattcaaaaaaaatgaatcctatcataaaaatataaattgtaatttattatttcttaaaCAAATTCTTAAATTCTCATTTCAAcaaagaagaaaaaaattaaaaactagtttaaaaaatttattattacaatataatataccTCAATTACCTGAACAATTCATAAATCTAAGACCACAACAATTATATCCTCATCAATTTATTGAACTTACAAATCTTCTTTTTCCTCTTCAAAAATATCCTTTCAATCCTGACATACAAACAAAGGTATGgaggaaaaaaaaacacggcgattaa
- a CDS encoding putative rRNA-processing protein, whose protein sequence is MNERNILQSVRPEPLSVLDYVDNMFNKKKKDKELKKSSLDEWGHMKKMEKTEEIKLQWALLQHENLYSVNEYNKLKKDEKMPEFFQVATIVNNSDKIKVGGGKESQSLHTSNRRKKKTLSALQMLERNDDLKQWCINKYTKIQKQKNIGGKSFVRKQKKQLLKIKNGK, encoded by the coding sequence atgaacgAGAGGAATATTTTACAAAGTGTAAGGCCCGAGCCATTATCAGTTTTAGATTATGTTGataatatgtttaataagaaaaagaaagataaagaattaaaaaagagTTCATTAGATGAATGGGGTcatatgaagaaaatgGAAAAGACtgaagaaataaaattacAATGGGCATTATTACAACatgaaaatttatattctgtcaatgaatataataaattaaaaaaagatgaaaagATGCCTGAGTTTTTTCAAGTTGCTACTATTGTTAATAATAgtgataaaataaaagttGGAGGAGGAAAAGAATCTCAATCATTACATACATCTAATAGAAGAAAGAAGAAAACTTTATCAGCGCTACAAATGTTAGAAAGAAATGATGATCTGAAACAGTGgtgtataaataaatatacaaaaatacaaaaacaaaaaaatattggTGGAAAATCTTTTGTAAGGAAACAAAAGAAACAATTATTGAAAATCAAAAATGGGAAATGA